The following are encoded in a window of Pyrenophora tritici-repentis strain M4 chromosome 6, whole genome shotgun sequence genomic DNA:
- a CDS encoding Dimer-Tnp-hAT domain containing protein, whose product MPVAKEQVGDVPEGLVPAIKLEPPPGFEQDEWEQLTDGFACEADEIDGILDQRGSGGSRKGRPINLSVPYTGSLSGSARAIAQRERKALFDKEEKVLESVRTADRSAKYQLKKSLLQQPKYKLANSARQAKLLEKEWDILSEKRFTQKKSVAKDILAIPIAQVGVERVFNVAKDVIGSRRHRLSARTIQQIMVLKDTISQEEEQGLDYLVAQLGEDGEPIDEVNDLFELPASLEHTFDIDEENQTTEEESEEEVQEERQLPPRKRQRPQRYRDN is encoded by the exons atgcctgtcgcgaaagagcaagtcggcgacgtacctgaaggcctagttccagccatcaaactTGAACCTCCGCCTGGGTTCGAACAAGATGAGTGGGAGCAGCTTACCGAT GGATTTGCGTGTGAAGCTGACGAGATTGACGGTATCTTAGATCAAAGAGGTAGTGGGGGTTCacgaaaaggccgacctaTCAATTTGAGCGTCCCCTATACTGGCTCTCTGAGTGGTAGCGCCCGTGCTATTGCTCAACGTGAACGCAAAGCTCTTTTCgataaagaggagaaggtacTTGAAAGCGTTAGAACAGCCGACCGCTCCGCGAAGTACCAACTGAAGAAATCGCTTTTGCAACAGCCTAAGTATAAATTAGCAAATAGTGCTAGACAGGCTAAGCTGCTAGAGAAAGAGTGGGATATACTTTCAGAGAAGCGGTTTACCCAGAAAAAGTCTG TGGcgaaggatatactagcaATACCAATTGCTCAGGTTGGGGTTGAAAGAGTTTTCAATGTTGCTAAGGATGTTATTGGTAGTCGGAGGCACCGACTATCTGCCCGGACAATACAGCAGATAATGGTTCTTAAGGATACAATATctcaagaggaagaacaGGGTCTAGACTACCTAGTTGCTCAATTAGGGGAGGATGGAGAGCCAATTGACGAGGTTAATGATCTTTTTGAGCTTCCAGCCTCGTTAGAGCATACCTTCGATATAGATGAGGAGAACCAGActacagaagaagagtcggaggaagaggtccaggaggagcgtcaattgccacctcgaaagcgccagcgtcctCAGCGCTACCGTGATAATTAG
- a CDS encoding HHT1, Histones H3 and H4 — protein sequence MARTKPRPKVTVTGGKPAQKALASKARRQVAGKSTRKAPVAVKKKRKFKAGTVALREIKRYQRGFELLLRKLPFSRVVREFAQVHKADIRFQRSAIEALQEATEAFLVGYFEALLTSLYSCWFSLIREHRARQQRNTTQPYERLRTIRSRTTTSAGTTNQRDNNTDNASTPASKMADNQSEISSADSAEAQNQLQNEQSEHLSDSPWAKFTAEQLMENCPYTVALKVINTALWGVPAPADANETHATTWVAKAIHDYNVSMAWDDDLFIDYKWDFEGWTKELFSKVERGTLRSLKSVLRHRGVYTGNNHARVADSLYNILGIENTLEWEPAEFRAMKFDQQSEAYQRQQSNKRQQDTQHTVYPAVQQPPQVQQPPQLQQPPQLQQPPQVPQPSQLQRPSQGEQQEQYRVRQGVQSRSQTIEPQQPLHMSGTLEGPQHRQLWEQAAQPQQGRAQLQTRPPATAYREVTPFPQQPTNRVPNRPPELPYDPYKTLPPRWSRNDRLDANTITQFSKLWDNSNKYTGNAYDLLDDKIKIFFSICWQVDIQEEQFHAVFPRILTGRAETFYIQVVERDDSFADAYMAIKNHFDHDVHHQHYYTDWTTTTFARTRTENPDKGLHEVLQILLDKLQLCQRALGKNFEGEDALRTTVINACRGVPELEMALFKPATICEGLFSDLRSAVETHLARQHTAQMVTEDQYYLDRRYNGNRRIRGGSRGGGGFRGGSRGAYRGGEQRDDNGRGFKPRWRKKCFVCQKEGCWSTNHTDEERKAARTQFFSTLYFTGTQPPKDFSQFFTEQCLADQAFLHHISGDDVYRQDAPSAPASQFLLEDRYTRSVYQGILPDTGAANVSTVGKEQYLALTREDPTVRMDTSTAGKASIKFGKGEATSSIGTAQVSTDIGTINFEVLDAPTPFLLCLADMDRLKVYFNNTTDELVQGDVNIPVIRKWGHPWFHLNKRERATVFLTETELRRLHRRFGHPAVTRLVKLLKDAGHNDFEERTLEEVTKFCHHCQLHSSAPRRFKFTLKDDHHFNYEILVDVMYLSNKPVLHVVDSSTAFQGARFLSAISAKETWQALRILWIDTYQGPPDIITHDAGTNFASTEFRAEAKIMGVTCKQVPTEAHWSIGKTERYHAPLRRAWDILYAELTDTMSDDAILQMAVKAVNDTAGPDGLVPTLLVFGAYPRMTAESPPSPSMVKRSEAIQKATKALRKITAEHQVADALNTRNGPATADMLALPLQSEVLVWRESDGWNGPYKIASTDGHNVTVDMVNGPTTFRSTVVKPYYRPDHLWSDPDAPHAPNEPHEPVAVPPAVQPRRRGRPPGSKNKRKAHAYITKKEQDDLELAIKLRNDGVITTSGAPFEASDDQEISDLVGRGVFKFEQYDERLHSKIRIFKSRLVREVKGKTTKPYEKSRLVIQGYQDHGKETILTQSPTIQRCSQRLIMSLAPEMVQRGMNIELRDITQAYPQAQTTLKRTILAHLPTELVHRYPEGTLLHVIKPLYGIAEAGVHWWTTYHGHHCKELDMATSTYDPCLLITNRDDAGIFGIVGMQTDDTLMLGTPAFSSREEKKIQKAEFRSKPKARLTPEVQLDFNGCTLTMDASRVLTLRQKGQGGRIRLVDIRAPDRAQQYTEQRARGAYIASTCQPEASFDLSVAAQAQQPSDEDIKALNKRLKWQMENLDRGLRYVTVNLMEAKLMVFVDGSFANNKDLSSQLGFVLMLVNESIDVNTFTIQGNVIHYSSTKCKRITRSVLASEIYGMVNGFDIGIAVATTLRIVTERLRLPAIPLVICTDSYSLYECLVKLGTTKEKRLMIDIMALRQSYERREITEIRWINGEDNPADAFTKASPNRALERFIDGNKLTVRVEGWVQRPTSFDG from the exons ATGGCAAGGACAAAACCACGGCCTAAGGTCACCG TTACTGGCGGCAAGCCGGCTCAGAAGGCCCTTGCTAGTAAGGCTAGACGTCAAGTAGCAGGAAAGTCTACGCGAAAGGCACCTGTAGCTgttaagaagaagcgcaagtttaAGGCCGGCA CTGTCGCATTACGGGAAATCAAGAGATACCAGAGAGGTTTTGAACTACTCTTGCGAAAACTCCCCTTTTCCCGCGTAGTGCGCGAATTTGCACAGGTGCACAAGGCCGATATCCGCTTTCAACGATCTGCAATCGAAGCTCTTCAGGAAGCTACAGAAGCTTTCTTAGTTGGTTATTTTGAGG CACTCTTAACCTccctctacagctgctggTTTAGCTTAATCCGCGAACACAgagcgcgtcagcaacgcaatacaactcaaccgtacgagcgtctccggacgatccgatcacgtacaacaacaagcgctggcacgaccaaccagcgagacaacaacaccgacaacgCGTCAACACCCGCTAGCAAGATGGCGGATAACCAAAGCGAAATAAGCTCTGCAGACTCTGCTGAAGCTCAGAATCAACTACAGAATGAGCAATCAGAACACCTCTCAGACTCACCATGGGCCAAATTTACCGCGGAACAACTTATGGAAAactgtccatacacagttgcactcaaggtcatcaatacagctctctggggtgtacccgcacCGGCGGACGCAAATGAGACACACGCAACAACGTGGGTCGCTAAagctatccacgactacaatgtgtcaatggcctgggacgatgacctcttcattgactacaaatgggactttgaaggatggacgaAGGAGCTATTTAGCAAGGTTGAGCGTGGTACACTAAGGTCTCTTAAGAGTGTGCTACGACACCGGGgagtatacactggcaacaATCACGCCAGGGTGGCGGACTCTCTCTACAACATTCTAGGTATAGAGAATACTCTTGAATGGGAACCAGCagagtttcgagccatgaaATTCGACCAACAGTCCGAAGCGTACCAGCGCCAGCAGAGCAATAAACGCCAACAGGACACTCAGCACACAGTCTATCcagctgtacaacaaccaccgcaagtacaacaaccgccgcaattacaacaaccgccgcaattacaacagcCACCGCAAGTACCACAGCCGTCGCAATTACAACGACCGTCGCAGGGCGAGCAACAagagcagtatagagtgagacaaggcgtccAGAGCCGTTCCCAAACAATAGAGCCACAACAGCCGCTACACATGAGCGGTACGCTAGAAGGGCCTCAGCATCGACAACTGTGGGAGCAGGCCGCGCAGCCGCAACAAGGGCGTGCGCAACTACAGACACGGCCGCCAGCGACTGCATATCGCGAAGTCACGCCATTTCCGCAACAGCCAACGAACCGCGTCCCTAACAGACCACCCGAACTACCATAcgacccgtacaagacgctaccgccgcgatggtccCGCAACGATCGACTCGACGCTaatacgatcacgcagttctctaagctatgggacaatagcaacaagtatacagggaatgcgtacgatctcctagacgataagatcaagatcttcttcagcatctgctggcaggtagatatccaagaagagcagtttcacgcagtgtttccccgtatccttaccggacgtgcagagacattctacatacaggttgtagagagagatgacagctttgctgatgcgtacatggcaatcaaaaaccacttcgaccatgacgtccatcaccagcactactacacagactggacgactacaaccttcgctcgcacccgcacagagaaccccgacaagggactacacgaggttctgcagatcctgcttgacaagctgcagctatgccagcgtgcccttggcaagaactttgagggcgaggatgccctacgtaccactgtcatcaatgcctgccgaggagtaccagagcttgagatggcactgttcaaaccagccacaatctgtgaaggactcttctcagaCCTACGTTCTGCAGTTGAGACACACCTTGCACGGCAACACACTGCCCAGATGGTCACAGAGGACCAATATTACTTAGAtcgccgatacaacggcaatAGAAGAATCCGAGGTggatctcgaggtggaggaggattcagaggcggatccagaggagcatatcgaggaggcgagcagcgcgacgacaacggacgaggattcaagccacgctggaggaagaaatgctttgtttgccagaaggaaggatgctggtctaccaaccacacagacgaagagcgcaaggctgcccgtacacagttcttctctacgctatactttacaggtACACAGCCCcccaaggacttctcc CAGTTTTTCacggagcaatgccttgcagatcaggcgttcttgcaccacatctctggcgacgacgtataccgccaagacgcgccatcagcgccagcgtcACAGTTCCTGCTTGAAGACCGCTACACAAGATCTGTGTACCAAGGGATCCTAccggatacaggcgctgccaaCGTATCCACAGTTGGCAAGGAGCAGTACCTTGCACTCACAAGGGAAGATCCTACAGTTAGGATGGATACGTCTACAGCAGGAAAGGCATCTATCAAATTCGGCAAGGGCGAGGCTACATCATCTATTGGCACTGCACAGGTCTCTACAGACATTGGGACGATCAACTTTGAGGTGCTTGACGcacctacaccattcttattgtgccttgcagacatggacagGTTAAAGGTCTACTTTAACAACACCACAGATGAGCTAGTCCAGGGTGACGTAAACATCCCTGTaattcgcaaatggggacatccttggttccatctgaacaaaagagagagagcaactgTGTTCCTGACAGAGACAGAGTtgcgacggctccatcgacgatttggacacccagctgtcaCGCGACTTGTTAAGCTCTTAAAGGatgctggccataacgacttcgaagaaagaaccctagaagaagtcactaagttctgccaccactgccagctccacagctccgcaccgcgccgattcaaattcactctcaaggatgatcaccacttcaactatgagatcctggtggatgtgatgtacctgagcaacaaacctgtactgcatgtggtcgattcctcaacagcgtttcaaggcgcgaggttccttagcgctatctcagctaaagaaacatggcaagcactgcggatactatggatcgacacgtATCAAGGACCACCAGACATTATCACGCATGACGCAGGCACTAACTTTGCAAGCACAGAGttccgcgcagaagcaaagatcatgggagtcacatgcaagcaagtacctacggaggcgcactggtctatcggcaaaactgagaggtaccatgcacctctacgccgcgcatgggacatactctatgcagaactcactgacactatgtccgacgacgcgattctccagatggctgtgaaggctgtcaacgatactgctggcCCCGATGGACTAGTCCCGACGCTACTGGTCTTTGGAgcgtacccacgaatgactgcaGAGTCACCGCCATCCCCGTCAATGGTCAagcgcagcgaggctattcaaaaggcgacgaaagccctaCGCAAGATCACGGCAGAGCaccaagttgcagacgccttgaacacccgcaatggaccagccactgcagacatgctcgcgctcccactccagagcgaagtcttagtatggagagagagtgatggctggaatggcccgtacaagatcgccagtacagATGGCCACAACGTCACTGTTGACATGGTCAATGGTCCAACGACATTCAGATCCACTGTCgtcaagccatactacagaccgGACCACCTTTGGAGCGACCccgatgcgccacacgcgccgaatgagccgcatgagccggtagcagtaccaccggcagtgcaaccacgcaggagaggccgccctccagggtcaaagaacaagcggaaggcgcacgcgtacatcaccaagaaggagcaggacgatcttgagctagctatcaagctacgaAACGATGGAGTGATCACAACCTCAGGCGCCCCCTTTGAagcgtctgatgaccaagagatcagcgacctcgtaggtcgtggagtctttaaatttgagcaatacgacgagaggctacacagcaagatccggatcttcaagtcacgcctagtacgtgaggtcaagggaaagacaaccaagccctatgagaaatcccgcctagttatccaaggctaccaggaCCACGGCAAGGAGACTATTCTGACGCAATCTCCAACCATACAGcgatgtagccagcgcctgattatgtcgctggcgcccgaGATGGTACAACGCGGAATGAACATCGAGCTCCGTGACATTACGCAGGCGTATCCCCAGGCGCAGACAAccctgaagaggacgatactcgcacatcttcctactgagctagtccatcgatatccagaaggcacgctactccatgtgatcaagccgctgtatggaatcgctgaggcaggagtccactggtggacaacgtatcacggacaccattgcaaggaactggacatggcaacatcgacgtacgacccatgcctaTTGATCACGAACAGAGACGACGCAggcatcttcggcatcgttggcatgcagacagacgacactCTCATGCTCGGGACACCAGCGTTCTCGTCAcgtgaagagaagaagatccagaaggcagagTTCAGGTCAAAGCCAAAAGCAAGGCTGACACCAGAAGTGCAGTTAGACTTCaatggatgtacactcacgatggacgccagcagagtcttgacccttaggcagaaaggacaaggaggaaggatcaggcTTGTGGATATcagggcacccgaccgcgcgcaacagtacaccgagcagcgcgcccgcggagcgtacatcgcatcaacatgccaaccagaggcgtCATTTGACCTGTCCGTCGCTGCTCAAGctcagcaaccatcagacgaggacatcaaggcactcaacaaacgcctgaaatggcagatggagaatctcGATCGTGGCCTGCGCTACGTCACTGTCAATCTTATGGAGGCCAAGTTGATGGTCTTTGTGGatggctcctttgccaacaacaaggacctcagctcacagctaggctttgtccttatgctcgtcaacgagtctattgacgtcaacaccttcacaatacagggcaacgtgatccactacagctctacaaaatgcaagcgcatcacacggagcgtactggcctcagagatctacggcatggtcaacggctttgacataggcattgcagttgcaaccacgctgaggatagttacagaacgacttagactacctgcaattcccttggttatctgtacagactcgtactccttgtacgagtgcctagtaaagcttgggacgacgaaggaaaagcgtctcatgatcgacatcatggcgctgcgccaatcatatgagcgtcgcgagatcacggagatccgctggatcaatggtgaagacaatcctgcagacgccttcaccaaggcatcgccaaaccgcgctcttgaacgctttattgacggcaataagctgacagtccgagtagagggatgggtgcagaggccgacaagctttgatggttga